The following DNA comes from uncultured Methanobrevibacter sp..
TTGACAAAACAAAAAAATAAGAATAAATATTTAAAAGTAGTAAGATTTATAATGATTAATAATACTAAAACCTAAAAAAAAGTATTAAATAACACGATTACAAAAATATAAACATATAAAAAATTGGAAAGATTATAATGAAAATAAAAATTGCTGTTCCTTCCAAAGGACGAATAAGTGAACCTTCAATAAATATTTTAGAAAAGGCAGGATTAGGATTAAAGGACAGAGAAAGCAGAAAATTAATTTCTAAAACTTTTAATAAAGATATTGATGTTTTATTTGCAAGAGCATCAGATATTCCTGAATTTGTTCAAGATGGAATAGCAGATATTGGAATAACAGGTATAGATTTAATAAAAGAAAGCGAAGCTGATGTTATCGAATTGCTTGATTTGAAATTTGGAAAAACAAATTTGGTCTTGGCGGCCCCTGAAGATTCAAACATCAAATCAATTGATGACATTACATCCGAAATGACATTAGCTACAGAATTTCCAACATTAACAAAAAAATATCTTGAAAAAAATAATCTAAATTTAAAAATCGTTAAATTAAGCGGATCTACAGAAGCGGCTCCATTTATAGGTGTTGCCGATTTAATAACTGATTTAACCAGTACTGGAACAACATTAAAAATGAATCACCTGGAAATTGTAGATACATTACTTAAAAGTTCAATAGTTCTTATCGCAAATAAAAAAAGTGTTGAAACTAAAAAGGATTTAATTGATTCAGTCAGTACCAGTATCAAAGGTGTATTGGATGCTGCACGTAAAAAATTATTAATGATGAATGTAAAAACAAAAGATTTGGAGTGTGTAAAAGAAGTTATGCCATCAATGGGTGGTTTAACAATATCTGAAGTATTGTCAGAAGAAGAAACTGTTGCAGCACAAGCAGTAATAGATGAAGATGAAGTTTTTGATCTAGTGAATAAATTAAGGAATGCAGGTGCAAAAGATATACTTGTTGTGCCTATAGAAAGAATAATATAGAAAAGGTGATTAGAATTTTTAAATTAAAAAATATAATTTCCATAAAGGATTTCGATAGGGAAGATATAGATTATATTCTTGAAGAAGCAAGCAAGTTAGAGGATATTGCTAAATCAAAAGAAATTTCTGAAGAATTAAAAGGAAAAATATTAGGTTTAATGTTCTTTGAACCATCAACAAGAACAAGAATGTCTTTTGAAACTGCCATGAAACGTTTAAATGGTGAATGCATTGGATTTGAAACTAGTGGTTCAAGTTCCGTGTCAAAAGGTGAAAGCATTGCAGATACAGCAAAAATGTTTGAAGGATATAGTGATGCTTTGGTAATCAGACATGAACTTGAAGGAGTTTCAAAGTTCATATCAGATATTGTTGACGTTCCAGTCATTAATGCCGGAGATGGTGCAGGCCAACACCCAACACAAACATTGCTAGATTTGTATACCATAAAAAAGGAAATTGGTGAAATCGACAATTTAAAAATAGCATTGATAGGTGATTTGAAATTCGGTCGTACAGTACATTCATTATCAAATGCATTATGTTTATACAATAACGTTAAAATATATTTAGTATCACCGGATAAGCTTAAAATGCCTCAGGAAGTTCTTCACGATATAGATAAGACCAATATTGTTTATGAAGAAGTGAATAACATTGAAAGTATAATTGATGATGTTGACGTGTTATATGTTACAAGAATTCAAAAGGAGCGTTTTGGTGATATCAACGATTATTTAAAAATAAAAGGAGCTTATATAGTAAATAAAAAAATGCTTGAAGGTAAAGATGTTATTGTAATGCATCCATTGCCTAGAATTGATGAAATAGATACTGATGTCGATGATACAAGATACAATAAATATTTCACTCAAGCATTCAATGCCGTTCCTGTAAGAATGGCTATTCTAAAAACATTAATTAAAAACAACCCTAAATAGAGAAAAGGGTTGTTTCAAGTAAATTTTCATCACACTGCAACTTGATGATATTGGTTCTGCCTTTTCCACGACCACGAGAAATTGTATTGGTAGAAATTATTCCCAATAATTCAAGTTCGTTAATAAAGTCGAATATCCTTCTGTATGTAACAGCATCCTGCTTGGATAATTCCTTATATTCATCATATAATTTTCCAGAGCTGATTTCATCACCTTGTTTAGTCAAATTCAATATTGCTTCCAAAACCCTTTGCTGTTGTAAAGGCAATGTTTGAATAATTTCAGTGACCTTATTATGCTCTATTCTATCTTTTGCGATTCTAACATGTTCGCTAGTGACTTTTTCCGCATTTTCATCAAAAGCCAATTCACCAGCATTTTTAAGTAAGTCAAGAGCATATCTTGCATCACCTTCTTCTTTGGCAGCCATAGCAGAACATAATGGAATAACATCACTATCTAAAACATCATCATTGAATGACAATTGAGCCCTTTCAGACAATATATCACTTAATTGATCTGCTCCATAAGGAGGAAATACAATTTCCTTATCGTTCAAACTGCTGGTTACTCTGGATTTGATTAAATTTTTAAAATCAAGATAATTACTAATGGATAAAACGGAAACATTATCTGTCCTTGTTAAAGTGTATAATATTCCATCACCGTCTTTATCGAGCAGGATATCAATTTCATCCAAAATAACAATTAAAATTAATTTTTTACCGAAAGCATTAGTTTTGAAAATATCCCTAAAGGTATTTACGATTTCTCCTTTTGTCCAACCCCTGTTAGGAACATCCCTTCCAAGTTTTTGGCATAATTGAGCAATGACCTGATATTCAGTAGTGTAATCAGTACATCTGATATATTCAACCTTAACAAAAACATTTTTATGGCTTGCTGCATCAATTAGTTGTTCACGGGCAAATTTGGATGCTGCAGTTTTACCAGTACCAGTTTTACCATATAATGTTACATTCGAAGGCGTTACTTGATTTAGTGCATCAACCCAATATTTAGCTATTTGCCTTATCTGTTCTTCTCTGTGAACTAATTTTTCAGGTAAAAATCTGTGATCTAAAGGTTTTTTATCTTTAAAAATGATATTTAAATCAGTTTCATTTTGTTCCATTTCATCGAAAATATTTGCCATTATTAACACCAGTATAAAAAATTATAAGTCAATGTAAAAATTAGAAAAAAACTATAAGTATTAATTCCAGTGTTAATTTATTAAGCAATATCATAAATAAATGTTTTTATTACAATAGTTATTATAAAATAATAAAATTGAAAATTAAAATTCCTTAAAATAAAAAATAGATAACAATAAATCTTAATTTAGAAAAATAACAAAATTTATCAGCTTAATTAATTAAAACGCTTATAATAATAATCTAAAATATAAAACATGAAATAGTAAAATTTCAAATATAAAATAACTATTTCAAGTGTAAAAAAATGACAAAAACAAAAAATATCAAAAGAGAAATTCCATAAAAAAGAAAATTTTAAAAAATTCTAAGAGAGTGAGAGATATGTTTCAAGTGTATCATATTTCATGCAAAAATCAATTTTCAAGACATGGTTTTCAAGTGTAACGAAAATGAAAATTTGATTTAATATCATTAAATATCAAAATGAATGTTAAAATTGGGTTAAATTAAAAATAACGAAAAAATAGAAAAGATAAATTTCAAGTGTTTACAGATGAAATATACCTCTTCAATCTTAATATACCCTCAAAAAGTTTATACTTGAAATGCACCTCTCCCTCATTAAACGAACATATCGTTTTGATTGGAGGATGATACGTTTGGTGAAACTCCACCAAATGCTTTGTCAATTAAGAAAATACAATGTAATTTTGCTTTAAAAACACGTTTAATAGTTTTCATTAATTCGTTTTTTGTTAAACCATCTTCAAAAATAGTATCTGTTACAACAAATTGCTGCAAGAGATCCTGATTGATACTAAGTTCAAAATCAACCAGATAGCTGTTAAGTCCAAATTGTAAATCTAAAATAAAGTTCCTTCTCACTTCAGGTCTTGAAGCAACCATCAAATTGACATGTTCTTGAGCAACCTGAGTAGCACAAGCAATAATAATACAATCTTTTCCTACAGGTTTGACAACATCCATTATATTATCCTTAGGAAATTCAATGATATAGTGAAAATCTGCATTTTCATCAAATTTCTTTTCTATAAGACATTCTTCGTCCATTAACCAGTTTTTAATGTTTTCTTCAAAATCCATAGTATCATCTTTAAAAATTTAATAATAAATTATATATTTTTTTATTATATATAATATAAAGTATGATTGAATATAATAAATTTATTAATGATATTGTTTTTTCTAATGGAGGAAATATTAATTCATTAAATTTATTTTTATTTATTATATTGGCTTTATTGTTTTCACTTGCAATTGATGTCATATATGGTGAACTTCCAGGAAGAATTCATCCTGTTGTGATTTATGGATCAATAATAAATTTCTTCAAAAATATTTTCATAAAAATTAAAAACAGATTATCAGGTCTGTTATTGGTATTGTCCACAACATTGGTTTCAAGTGTAATAATATTTTTATTTTATTTTATTGGAAAAATCAATCTGATATTATTATTTATTATATTTACAATATTATTGTCATCTTCATTTTCTGTAAATATGTTATTACAAACAGCTGTTGATGTTAAAAATGATTTAAATGAAAGTTTAGATAAAGCTAGACAATCAGTCTCATATTTGGTTAGCAGAAACACAGATGAATTAACAGAAAGTTTTATCGTTTCAGCAACTATTGAAAGTTTAACTGAAAACATTACAGATTCATATGTTGCACCAATTTTTTACTATTTCATATTTGGCATTATAATATTATTTTATCAGATAAATGATTCTTTATACTGGTTACTGCTTGTTCCAATGTTATATCGTCTGTACAATACACTTGATGCAATGGTTGGTTATGAAACTGAAGAATTAAAAGACATTGGGTATTTCCCGGCAAAGATTGATGATATTCTAAATTATATTCCATCCAGAATAGCTGGTTTGTATGTTGTTTTATCGGCTTATATTCTTAATTTAAATGGTAAAAACAGTTTCAGGATAATGATGAGAGATGCAAGAAATTGTCCAAGTCCAAACTCTGGCTATACAATGGCATCCACTGCTGGAGCTCTTGATATTAAGCTTGTTAAAAAAGACACCTATGTTTTAGGTGATGAAAATAAGGAAATTGAAGTTGAAGATATTGAAAAAGCAGTAAAATTGTCTAAATTAGCAATTATTTTATTTACATTTACAATAATCTTATTATTAATATTGATGAAAGTGATATTATGAAAATCGCAATAATTTCAGTGTCAGATAAAGGTCAAAAATTGGCAGTCACATTAAAAAATAAATTAGATGTTGATTCAACAGTCATAAAAACTGATTTATATCATAAAAATGTAAAAAAATATTTTTCAATACTATTTTATGAATATGATGCGATAATAGCAGTAATGGCATCTGGAATTTTGATTAGATCCATTGCACCATTAATAGAATCAAAAGTATCTGATCCTGCTGTTTTAAACATAGATGACAATGGAAATTTTGTAATATCCACATTGTCAGGGCACTTGGGTGGTGCAAATGAATTGACCAAAAAGGTATCCAAATTGATTAATGCAACACCTGTGATTACCACTTCCACTGATGTTAACAAAAGGTTGGGAATTGATGTTTTGGCAAGAGATCTTTACCTGTCTATCGATAATACAGATGAAATTTTATTTTTCAATAAGTCAATTTTAGAAGGAAGACAAATTTCATTTATTGTCAATTCTGAAAAAAATTTAGATTATTTATATAAATATTTGAAAAATAATACACATGAAATTGATGTCTCTATTAATTATTCATCAAAAATAAATACAGATGAAATCCATGTATTGTTGCAAAATCATAAGATTATTTTAAAGGAGAGAAAAATTGTTGTTGGATTAGGATGTAAACGTGGAAAAGAATGCAATGATTTATATTATGGATTGAAAAAGTCATTGAATGATTTAAAAATGGATATATCAAGAATAAACATGTTTGCATCTGCTGAAATTAAAAAAGATGAAAAAGGTATGTTAGAATTATCAGATAAATTAAATGTTCCAATCAATTTCGTTGATTTGGATAAATTAAAATTATTCGAGTCAAATGATATACAAAAATCTGAATTTGTAAAATCTAAATTTGGAATCTATGGCGTTTGTGAACCTTCAGCTTTAATTACAGCAGGTTTTGATTCAAAATTGATTTATAAAAAAACTTCTTATGATGGTGTTACAATAGCAGTTGCTATTTCAAAATATTAATAAAATAAAAAAAGAAATTAGATTGATTCTAATTTTGATAAAACTTCCCAAATTAAAGTTCTAGCATGAACTGGAATATTTGGATCGTTACTTATTTCATCTAATTTTCCTAAAACTGTACTTATTCTTACAGATTGGTCTTGCTCTTCATCGTGTAAAAGTTCATTAGAATCTTTAGCTGCCTCTCTAATATTACGTGGTACAGTATTATTCTCAGTAATGTACTCAAGAATCTCGGATACTTCATCGATTGTTTGATTGCTCATAACTACTCCTCCCAAAAATATTATTAAAAACAAGTCAAATGTGTATTAAATACTATATATTTTATCCTACACTTAAATAGTTTTTGGTGTTATGAATTAATTTTTTAATGCGGTGATTATAGTAAAATTTATATTAAATTAAATATCAATTATTATACATGTCAGATATAAGTAAAACTACTATAAATCTACCCGTTGATTTAAAAAAAGAATTAAAAAAAATTGCAATCGATGAAGATACTTCATTATCCGGATTAATCCTTAAAATGATTGAAGAAGGAATGGATAATAGAAAAAAATCTAATGTTTTTTCAGGTGAAGATTAAATTCCATCTTCAACTGAATTTAACATCAATGTTATAAACTGACTTTTTGCAATTTCCTCAACAAAAACTGCAAGCAGTTCCGCTTCTTTTAGATTATCGCTTACACAAATTACTCCATGATTTTTCAATACTAAAACGTCTTCAGTTCCAAGACCTTCACTGGCACTTTTAGCCAATTCGTCGCTTCCTGGTTTTTCATAATCTATTTCAGATAAATATGGAGTTTTTATTTCACCAAAACCCTCATACCTTTTGATTTTTTTAGATGAATGGGCAAATCCTGTAGCATATGGAGAATGTGTATGGACAATACCATTAACATCAGGTCTTTTTTTATAGATTTCCAAATGCATGTTGACTTCTGAGGAAGGTTTTCCTTTAGTCAATACATTTCCATCAAGATCAACCAATACTATGTCTTCTTCATTTAGTTTAGACAGAGATTTTAATGTAGGGGTTATGGCAATTATATCACCAATTTCTCCTTTAAATCTCACACTAATGTTTCCAGCTTTTCCTGAAACTAATCCTTTATCATAAATCTCATTTGAAATTTTAATTATTTCATCAATATTCTTTTTCATTAAAAAACCTCATCATAAAAATTTAAAATGCTTATATTTTCCTTTATGAAGTACAGGAACTTCAGCAGGAGTTGGTTCAATGTTATAAATTTTCTGGAACTCTGTTTGAGTCTGGAAAGTACCTGAATTAATCATATGTATTCCTTTAAATCTTCTATATGTATTAATGTGAACGTGTCCTGTATGGAATACATCAGGTACTTCGTCAATAACTAAATAATCTTCAAGTTCTGAAGCTAATGGTGTTCTTTCTCCATAAATTGGAGCTAAATGTCTTTTTTGTAATAATTCTTCCATCAATAGGTCATTTCTTTCGTGAGTAAATTCTTTTACAGCCATTACCAAATCATCAAAACTACGTCCGTGGTATATTAGGACATTGATTCCATCCAATGAAACTACACCAGGATTTGAAATAAATTCAACATTATCCAATTCATATAATGCTTTAGCATATTCTTCAGGTACAGCAGGCTGAGGTTCAGCGACTCTTGATGCATCGTGGTTTCCAGGAGCAATAATGATTTTGATATCGCTTCTGACATTTCCCAAGAATCTGGCTGCTTCGTTGTATTGCTCTGTAATGTCTTTAATTGCAAGCTCTTTTTCCTGGTTTGGATATACACCAATTCCATCTACAATATCCCCACCGATAATAAGATATTTAACATCTTCAGCCACTCTTCTTTGTTCTTCAGTACCATAATCACAGTTAATCCAATCAATGAACCTTGTGAATGCGTCTTCAAGGAATGTTAGACTGCCGATGTGAACATCAGATAAGAATACAATTCCAAAGTCCATTTCCTTTTCGGGAACTCTTAATACACCCGGATTGATTATTTGTTGGCCAAAAGCGAAGTTATTGTCGTCACTTTTGTTTGCAATTACTCCTATTACTTCGTCCCTAACTAATTTTTCAGCTTCAGCAAACAATTCATCATTGTTGTTGGAGAATAACACGGATATGCTTCCGGTATCATCCTCGAAATCAACGATTTTATGGCCGTTTTTACTTGATCTGATTTCTTTAACCATTAAAATCATGCTCAAACTGTCTTGAGAATCATCAATATCAGCTACTTTAATAGGCTTTCTAAGTTCAGGTCTTTTGGATAATATGTTATATAATTTTTCATATCTGCTTTTGAAATATGAAATTAGGTTTTCAAGTTCTCCGCTGGTGTATGATTTTTTACTGGTATCCTGAATGATTTCGAAATCATATTCAACATTAGATTTCTCTAAGTTTCTTTTAAATTTAATTTTTTCATCTTTAACAGTTTCTGAAGCTTCTAAAATGGCTTCATTTACATGTTTTTGCTTAACATCACTATCTTTTTTCAAATTTTCCATTGAAACAGGTTTTTCTACTTGTGGTGTTTGGTTTTCTATTGGTTTTATAGGAGTTTTTTCTACTTGTGGTGTTTGTTCTGTTTTTGGTTTGCTTTGATTTTCTATTGGTTTTATAGGAGTTTTTTCTACTTGTGGTGTTTGTTTTTCTATTGGTTTTTCTGGTGTTTGTTGTGTTTTTTGTTTGGTTTGGTTTTCAATTAGTGTTT
Coding sequences within:
- the hisG gene encoding ATP phosphoribosyltransferase, which codes for MKIKIAVPSKGRISEPSINILEKAGLGLKDRESRKLISKTFNKDIDVLFARASDIPEFVQDGIADIGITGIDLIKESEADVIELLDLKFGKTNLVLAAPEDSNIKSIDDITSEMTLATEFPTLTKKYLEKNNLNLKIVKLSGSTEAAPFIGVADLITDLTSTGTTLKMNHLEIVDTLLKSSIVLIANKKSVETKKDLIDSVSTSIKGVLDAARKKLLMMNVKTKDLECVKEVMPSMGGLTISEVLSEEETVAAQAVIDEDEVFDLVNKLRNAGAKDILVVPIERII
- the pyrB gene encoding aspartate carbamoyltransferase, whose translation is MIRIFKLKNIISIKDFDREDIDYILEEASKLEDIAKSKEISEELKGKILGLMFFEPSTRTRMSFETAMKRLNGECIGFETSGSSSVSKGESIADTAKMFEGYSDALVIRHELEGVSKFISDIVDVPVINAGDGAGQHPTQTLLDLYTIKKEIGEIDNLKIALIGDLKFGRTVHSLSNALCLYNNVKIYLVSPDKLKMPQEVLHDIDKTNIVYEEVNNIESIIDDVDVLYVTRIQKERFGDINDYLKIKGAYIVNKKMLEGKDVIVMHPLPRIDEIDTDVDDTRYNKYFTQAFNAVPVRMAILKTLIKNNPK
- a CDS encoding Cdc6/Cdc18 family protein, encoding MANIFDEMEQNETDLNIIFKDKKPLDHRFLPEKLVHREEQIRQIAKYWVDALNQVTPSNVTLYGKTGTGKTAASKFAREQLIDAASHKNVFVKVEYIRCTDYTTEYQVIAQLCQKLGRDVPNRGWTKGEIVNTFRDIFKTNAFGKKLILIVILDEIDILLDKDGDGILYTLTRTDNVSVLSISNYLDFKNLIKSRVTSSLNDKEIVFPPYGADQLSDILSERAQLSFNDDVLDSDVIPLCSAMAAKEEGDARYALDLLKNAGELAFDENAEKVTSEHVRIAKDRIEHNKVTEIIQTLPLQQQRVLEAILNLTKQGDEISSGKLYDEYKELSKQDAVTYRRIFDFINELELLGIISTNTISRGRGKGRTNIIKLQCDENLLETTLFSI
- a CDS encoding DUF2299 domain-containing protein, which produces MDFEENIKNWLMDEECLIEKKFDENADFHYIIEFPKDNIMDVVKPVGKDCIIIACATQVAQEHVNLMVASRPEVRRNFILDLQFGLNSYLVDFELSINQDLLQQFVVTDTIFEDGLTKNELMKTIKRVFKAKLHCIFLIDKAFGGVSPNVSSSNQNDMFV
- a CDS encoding cobalamin biosynthesis protein codes for the protein MIEYNKFINDIVFSNGGNINSLNLFLFIILALLFSLAIDVIYGELPGRIHPVVIYGSIINFFKNIFIKIKNRLSGLLLVLSTTLVSSVIIFLFYFIGKINLILLFIIFTILLSSSFSVNMLLQTAVDVKNDLNESLDKARQSVSYLVSRNTDELTESFIVSATIESLTENITDSYVAPIFYYFIFGIIILFYQINDSLYWLLLVPMLYRLYNTLDAMVGYETEELKDIGYFPAKIDDILNYIPSRIAGLYVVLSAYILNLNGKNSFRIMMRDARNCPSPNSGYTMASTAGALDIKLVKKDTYVLGDENKEIEVEDIEKAVKLSKLAIILFTFTIILLLILMKVIL
- a CDS encoding cobalt-precorrin 5A hydrolase, with translation MKIAIISVSDKGQKLAVTLKNKLDVDSTVIKTDLYHKNVKKYFSILFYEYDAIIAVMASGILIRSIAPLIESKVSDPAVLNIDDNGNFVISTLSGHLGGANELTKKVSKLINATPVITTSTDVNKRLGIDVLARDLYLSIDNTDEILFFNKSILEGRQISFIVNSEKNLDYLYKYLKNNTHEIDVSINYSSKINTDEIHVLLQNHKIILKERKIVVGLGCKRGKECNDLYYGLKKSLNDLKMDISRINMFASAEIKKDEKGMLELSDKLNVPINFVDLDKLKLFESNDIQKSEFVKSKFGIYGVCEPSALITAGFDSKLIYKKTSYDGVTIAVAISKY
- a CDS encoding UPF0147 family protein; the protein is MSNQTIDEVSEILEYITENNTVPRNIREAAKDSNELLHDEEQDQSVRISTVLGKLDEISNDPNIPVHARTLIWEVLSKLESI
- a CDS encoding Met repressor → MSDISKTTINLPVDLKKELKKIAIDEDTSLSGLILKMIEEGMDNRKKSNVFSGED
- a CDS encoding class II aldolase/adducin family protein — translated: MKKNIDEIIKISNEIYDKGLVSGKAGNISVRFKGEIGDIIAITPTLKSLSKLNEEDIVLVDLDGNVLTKGKPSSEVNMHLEIYKKRPDVNGIVHTHSPYATGFAHSSKKIKRYEGFGEIKTPYLSEIDYEKPGSDELAKSASEGLGTEDVLVLKNHGVICVSDNLKEAELLAVFVEEIAKSQFITLMLNSVEDGI
- a CDS encoding DNA-directed DNA polymerase II small subunit — encoded protein: MSTNKILLKFAKKGINLSPEAYNKVINAENPIDFASSLIVKLKSDKFTSKDLVSVSGEIVDEITGNPITEKDNQETLIENQTKQKTQQTPEKPIEKQTPQVEKTPIKPIENQSKPKTEQTPQVEKTPIKPIENQTPQVEKPVSMENLKKDSDVKQKHVNEAILEASETVKDEKIKFKRNLEKSNVEYDFEIIQDTSKKSYTSGELENLISYFKSRYEKLYNILSKRPELRKPIKVADIDDSQDSLSMILMVKEIRSSKNGHKIVDFEDDTGSISVLFSNNNDELFAEAEKLVRDEVIGVIANKSDDNNFAFGQQIINPGVLRVPEKEMDFGIVFLSDVHIGSLTFLEDAFTRFIDWINCDYGTEEQRRVAEDVKYLIIGGDIVDGIGVYPNQEKELAIKDITEQYNEAARFLGNVRSDIKIIIAPGNHDASRVAEPQPAVPEEYAKALYELDNVEFISNPGVVSLDGINVLIYHGRSFDDLVMAVKEFTHERNDLLMEELLQKRHLAPIYGERTPLASELEDYLVIDEVPDVFHTGHVHINTYRRFKGIHMINSGTFQTQTEFQKIYNIEPTPAEVPVLHKGKYKHFKFL